The following are encoded together in the Malaya genurostris strain Urasoe2022 chromosome 3, Malgen_1.1, whole genome shotgun sequence genome:
- the LOC131435543 gene encoding DNA-directed RNA polymerase III subunit RPC10 — MLMFCPTCGNLLLVEEGTDSLRFSCNTCPYICKIKRKITTRVYPKLKEVDHVMGGSAAWENVDSTEADCPACAHNRAYFMQMQTRSADEPMTTFYKCCNPICGHNWRD, encoded by the exons ATGTTGATGTTCTGTCCCACATGCGGCAATTTACTACTTGTGGAAGAAGGTACAGATTCACTCCGTTTTTCCTGCAACACCTGCCCTTACATTTGCAAAATTAAAAGGAAAATAACCACAAGGGTTTATCCGAAACTGAAG gaAGTTGACCACGTTATGGGCGGATCAGCTGCCTGGGAAAACGTAGATTCCACTGAGGCTGACTGTCCGGCGTGTGCTCATAACCGTGCGTACTTTATGCAGATGCAAACTCGTTCAGCCGACGAACCCATGACAACGTTCTACAAATGTTGTAATCCAATTTGTGGTCACAACTGGCGAGATTAA